The Aspergillus nidulans FGSC A4 chromosome VIII genome contains the following window.
cctcttcgtctgttTCGCGCTTTTGGAAAAGTTGTTGCTTGATATACATGTCGGCACTCGAGCTTCGACGGTGTTTGAAGTGAATGGTAGTTTGGTGTCAATGGCCTTCATGATTCGGCACGGCGACAATGCCCAATATATAGCATACCTAAGAGATAGTTCATTTAGGGACATAATTTGTCTGCCTGGCTCAAGGCTGAGTTCGTTTTCTCGCATTGTTCGTTTGACACTTCTAAAACCAGCAGTGCATTAACATGTAAAGGAGCAGATCAATGGAATGCGAGAATGCGAGAGCTGTGGCGTATACTATAATGTTCGTGACAGGCGATCTGATTGGTCTTCGTTTAGAAAGCGAGCACAGCCCCGGCAGTCGACCACGCTCATCTTGGCATTGGGCTAGATCACTCGGTTAATGCTGGGCAGTCTTCGGTATCTGATATCTACGGCTTGTCATAGGCTTGAACATCGTTTTTCAAAATTGTTAACAGGCACTGATGCGGCGACCATGCGATTCGTCACGTGACCAAATATATAGTGTGCATATAATGATATGACAGCCAGATATCAactggggctgaagaattcagccgcatcgtgcaagaatcatccttcttcttcaaggatatatgcccgaactgggcccgccggagcgcttgaaagtgcgacagtccacacatctacctggacaagggtacggcccctcccccccaatctataggtagtcaaaacgggcatctgccctcgaagacctggccagggtagcgccggatgcttcttccgctcatttccaacatatattgtccatagttgctgcttcaaacctgtatctagctatttttttagggagttctgtttagacagcacgtccagatgccccctgggaggccgcagatcacgtgggccccgtgatccgccgagtgacgttaaataataaaaccaaaccaaaccagaTACCAACTGCTAGAGTCAGTGTCTTTTTCACAAAAAGAAGGGAGCTCGGTGTTGGAACTCATAATACCCATCGTTTTGCTTCGTCATCATGCCTCCTTAACGCAGCCTTCAATCCGAGATTTCCCAACTAAATAAGGCTTGACACTCAGTACGTCATTTGCTTGGGTGTGGCTTGATGAAATACTGTTGGGAAGGGGGCTTTTAACCGTGAGTTACTGTCAGTTTAGCCAAGACATCTGACATTGATGCAGCGACCTCATGCATTGCTATATTTTAGTCTGAATGGCGTGACGCTGCTGATCGGATCGGAAGCCACATCGCTTATTTCGTCCGCGGTGAAGAGCAGTAATACCTTATTTCAAAATGACTTGATGCCAGTCTTATTTTTACATGGAGATTATGAAGAAAGGCTTTGAACAGATCACAATAGCCGCAAAGTTATCGGTGGTGTTGATAGGATCGCAAGTGAATATAGAGCGGAGCGTCGCTTGGAACGTCGGCACTAAGTCCGCTTTGGAGCGAACAACCGCGGGTCTCCTCAACCCATACTCCGCAGCACAGGTATAAATAAACCGTCGCAGTCTCTATCCATGATCATTGTCTTAGTTTCAATGTGCCAAGATGTCTTCAACTGTGACAACCGAAACCTCAACTGCCCCATTGTCGTTGTTCCCCGACGGGCTCAAAACCTCCGGGCAGCACGAACCAGACTGGTCGCTCGTCCGCCCATATGATGAGTTCCCTAAGCAAATGACTGGCCCGACTGTCTGGGATGCTGCCGAGTATAGAGATAGCCCCGAGCGCTGGACGTATTCCTTTACAGACGAGGAGAACGCGGAAATAAGTGCTGCGGCGGACCGCTTCATCGAGTCGGGCACGCCCTTGACCGGCATTACTAGGGCTTTATTTCCCCTTCCTGTCCTCTCCGCTAGATTGGATGCACTGCGCGAGGACTTGTTGAACGGAAAGGGGTTCTTCCGGTTCAGGAACTTGCCTGTCCGGCAATGGGGGCTTCACAAGTCCGCTGTCGCTTACATGGGCTTGGGGACGTATTTGGGGTACTTTGTCAGCCAGAATGGACGTGGCCATGTACTTGGTCATGTTAAGGATCTCGGGGAGGACCCGACGCAGACATTTAGAGTCCGCATCTACCGGACAAATGCCAGGTATGCCCATATGTCGTTCTTGTCAAATATGATCTAACCATCAAAGACAATTCTTCCACACGGACGCTGGAGACATGGTTGGCCTTCTATGTATCGCGAAGTCGCTTTCTGGTGGTGAATCAGACATTGTCTCAACGCACAGCGTCTACAATAAGTTACAGTGTGAGCACCCCGACGTTGTAAGGACTTTGGCCGAGCCGAACTGGTATTTCGACAGGAAGGGTGAGGTATCCGAAGGCCAGTTGCCATGGTACAGGGGAGCGGTGTTCTGGCTTGAGACTGGCCCTAACCCAAGAGTATACGGCAAGTTTGATCCGAACAATGCCACATCGCTGGCTCGCTTCAACTCTGGCCCTGATGCTCAGATCCCACCGCTGTCGGACAAGCAAAAGTACGCCATGGAGGTTCTAGAGCGAACGTGCAAGGAGCTGTCGCTACATATGATCCTCGAGCCTGGCGATATCCAGTTCTTGCACAACCCCCATGTGTTCCATGCCCGTACTGCATACACCGACTACCCTCCTGGTTCAGTCGACGAAGACGGTAACCCGCGGCCCCAGAGACACCTCATGAGATTGTGGTTGGCGGTGCCGCAGAGCGAGGGAGGTTGGAAGATCCCGTTTGCTGACGCCGACAATAAGAAAAGAGGGGGTATTCAAGTCGGCGACCAGCCACCAAAATGCCCTATCGATGCAGAATAATCCCTCGGAGATTGGCAGCTACCGATGTATATACCACTGTTATGAGGGAAATGGGAATTGATGAACCCAGCTGGCCGTTTCTTGTCCGCCACGTACATTTGTCCCAACCACCCAAGGATGTAGATTCGTATGGTCGAGACCGGAGTCTATCGCAGTTTCTGCTGGCTGCCATGTCCAGCCCAGATCCGAGGTAAAGAGAGATAACTCGTCTGCGTCTGTCAACATCGGTGGGGAAATATCGGCCATGGCCCCATTAGCAGCTGATGCAATACGTTCTGGCGCATGACGCTCAGGTATCGTTCTCCGTGCCATTCGGTAGATGGTGAGGGGGTTTAACACGTAGTCCGGTGCGCTCTGAGCCGGAATACCTGGCGGGCTCTGTCTCCCGGCTTCGTCTGGACCTGGGGGATAAGGGTCATCAGGGACGATGTTTTGTCCAGGGCTAACTATCTCGGCTTCCGAGCCTAGAAGCCTCAACATAGTTTCGGCAAGTGTGCACTAGTTGCCAGTTAGCGATGGCTTCGTAGTTTGTGGTAAACGTACGAGTCGCTCAGACACGGCATTCAACGGCTGCATGGCTTTCAGTGCACGAATATTACTTTCCAAATAAGGGATTGTCTGAACCACAAGTTCCTTGCTATCTTGTTCGCGGGGGTCTATAAGCTGGGTAAGGTAATACAACATAATGCGAGAGCTGTCATACGTGATGGTCGGAAGCCAAGTGTCTGAGAGGATATAGGGTCCATGTCGCTCAGCCTCGCCAATGATTGTAGCAAGGGTTCTAGCTGCGTTGTACAAATCCCCCCGCAGTTTTTGGAGAAACTCGCTCTGCTCCGGTGGAAAATCGATAGCGGAACGCAGCTTAAACAGAGCTGGGGCTCCTAGGCGATATAGGTCACACAGGGTCTGATAGTGAGAGCAGTGTAAGAGGACGAGTGCTCCTAGTTGGGAAGAAGCTTTCCGCGCGTAAATTGTGGACGTCGTAAACTGTAAACTCTCCGGCAGATTATCGTACCATTTCCAACATGCCTTGTCTAGGATGGCAAATTCTGAGTTTGGAAGCCATGGTGAAATAGCTGTATCGAGATGCTTTATATAACGGAGAACCTGCTTGCGAACTTGAATATGTTGGACAAAATAGGCCATGATTCCCATGTTCTCGTCTGGGTTGATGGGGATAGTGTCTGGTTGAAGGAACCCAAGAACACCACCGTCGAGCGTTCGCGTCACGCACGCAGTTTCTTGGACGAACCGCCGCTCATTGCATGGTAGCTGTATCTTTATGTCTCTCTCGTCAATCAGCATAAGCTGGTCAACTCCACTCCCGAGAAGGGCATCGGTCACAAAGCAGCTCCACATTAATCTGCGGCGCGCTTCTCGCGCGGAGATGGAAAGCCCAGGTTCGGTACAGAGCACGTCGGTGGAATACTCGAGATTTAGTTGCAATGCCTGGACCATGCGTGCAGTTATGCCTCCGAGCATGAACGCTTGGGCAAAGTTGCCCACTCGTAAAGCGTAGTCGTAGAGCAGTTGAGAGGCCATGAGATTGTCAACGGAGATCTTGTCCAAATCCTTTAGGACCATTTCATAAGCCTTTTCTGCCCATCGCCGGCCCGATCGCAGTATGAATTCTGGCGACAACTGTTGACACGTTGTACTGCACTCCAAGGCATAGAATCTGCAAAATTAAGCTGGGTCTTGGGGTGCAGGCGGAACACTTACTGGGCACCCAGAGCACAGACAATGTGTAGTAAGGCGCTTGGACCCAAGTCTGGTGATAATTCTTCGTCAACCCTACGTAGAAAGGAGGGTCTATGGAGGAAGGCAAAACAACGAATCGGGTGAACATGCGCGAAGTAGTTGTCAACCAAGACCACCACTTTCGTTTTGTCAGGAAAATCAGAAGTCAGCCTAGGCATTCTACGTCAGTTCTTCTCAGGTCTACAGCGTAGGAGATGCCATTACCATGTCAGAGGCAGGCCCTCCCCCTCGGTCTCCTCTCCCGGTGGGCTCGATCCGTCCGGTGGATCCGCAATACCTGCCAGGCGCTGTGACCAAGCGGGCTCGACATTATCTCCATACCGGCATTCAAGATGTCTACTCCTGCACCTCATACAAGCCGGCCGTTCACCAGAGCATTTGGCCCTTCTCAGCCGACAGTTTGTGCAAGATCGGTACGTTCGCCGCGCCCTTCGGGTACCAGAGCGTTGAACTGCCGAACGTCCGTAGCCAGAGCATTCCAGCTGAAGTCTTTCGCAGTTGGCGCAGCCTTCTGGCCGCTCGTCACATTTTACCTGAAGAAACGAACAAAAAGTCAGCGATATCAACGTGACGCGTAGTGGCATCAATGCCGGCCAGCTTACCTTTCGAGCACGACAGGTGTTGCAACCTGGAATATTAGTTCATTCCCATCGACTGCCTGACTCAAGAGCTCCTACCCGACTTAGATCGCCTCCGTTGActttgctgttgctgttgttgttgacTGTTGTCCATCTGCGGAGGTGCTGAAGACGGATCGTCGGCTGCGGGGTCCGCGTCGTGTTTTCTTAACATCTTTTtcatctccaacccctcGTTGACCGACCTCCCCCAAGCATTGACTTTCCAATCAGCTAGACGAGTACTTTTCAATCCTTGTCTATTATAGAAAAGGATTTTTTGGCCCTTTCTACTCATTTCCGCCCAGACTGTTCTTGCCGTGACAAGTCAGGATGGCTCCTGTTCCGCCGCAACTCCTATCTACAACTACGACTTTGGTCGTGACCTCTACGGAGTGACTACAATGACTAGACGATTATTGCGAGAAAGCCTTTCATAAGGGTGAGAGTTTGAAGTATAGTCgataaacaagaagaaggcgaaccGAGCGCTTGAGTGAAGAACGCTTGACTGACGCGTGTTCTGCGCATTATGAACCCAACGTGATATGGGTACATTGAACAGCCACATACGTACATAATACAATTTCTCAGGACAACGCTCGTTCAACAGACGTATTATTGCGTGAAGGATTCGACCGGGCTTTTGCAATGCTAAGAAGCTATCGAATGTTCTTTGCGGGGACTGCCATGATCGCTTGCTATGGAGTAGCGGGAACGGCATGTCGTAGCCAGTGTTCTTATGCGCTCAACCCTGACAGTAATGTTAGGTCAAACTTACTACCTTGAACTGAGCTACCGAGATCAGGTATTTCATTGTCATTTGGCATAGACTTCGCCATGCAGCCGCGTACTGAACCTAGGTTGGCGTAAAGTCAAAGAGCGCCACCACCACTTGCGACATTCAAACTTTCTCAATATCAAGACCCAGAGTTCAGCCTACCGGTCGATATCCATCTGACATGAGTGGATGGATTTGGGCAGCCGGCCGCCACGGGGGCCCGGTACTATGGTTTGTCCAGGCTTCCAGAAGCAAGGTCATGGTGGCTATCAGCTTATTTTCTGCGGGCTGCAGAGCTTCCAGCGGgtctttgccgctgctcGGGCGTTGTTCGGGCTTGGGACGGTTGGGAACTGGAAGCAGAGGTATTCTTCCAGGTTTCTCGAGGTCTCCGCTCCAGCTTGTATCTGACTGCGAAAAATCAACATGGAGCGATAACAGTGCCCTTGACTCCATAGCATTTCAGAGCTAGCAACAGACTGCTTGGGAGTTATTCTGCCAACTCCAACGTAGCGCTGTTCTAATCGCGGTTCCAAACGGACTAGGGTAGCCTCGGCCGCCGGCTGTCAATGCCACGACAGCTTCTGCAATTACCGATCGGAGCATTTTGACAGTTCTTCCTCAATACTCCGTATCTACTAGCCGGGCAATGCAGTGGAACCTAGCACGTAAGCTGGGCTTCTGTGAACCTACATCTAGCTGCGGACTTGGTGCAACGTCGAGCGGCGCGCATAACAGGAGCAAGACTGTGTGGAGCTTCTCTTGGACTCGCAGAGTTTTATCTCTAACTCTTCGTACAGCTTCCTAGTCCGTTAAGCCTTCAGGTTTCCAGTCAGGTACTGATGCCGATCCATCGGTTGTGGGAACTTGGAGAAGCACAAATTCTGCCCTTTCAACAGCCGGTTTATTCTCGCCCGGGTGATCCATGGTTCACAACTAGTCCGATCTGACAAATATTGAGAATTGCTTTGCGGAAAAGCAGTCGCATTGGCTAGACGAAAATCTAAGTCTGGTTCTGCCCCTGTTCCAGACTTGGCAGGCCAAGGACAAGACTCGGCTGTCCTTTGACACCTGCAGGGCACGAGAGCACCAGTTCATCTTTGCGGCTGCTTTGTACAACACACCTATGGTCATTGCAACCGCTACACAAACTACTTGCCATATAACTTCCGATCGCCACACTGTGCGCATGTCGGCTTAGTGGGACattccctttcttttttttttttacatACGTAATCCATCTTTGGTCAATCACCAAGAAactggtggaggtggagaCCGAATCCCACAGGGTCTCGAACCTGGGGGCGTGCATATCCATTCCTAGCCGGGGTCTGAGGTCGGATTTTGGGCAGTTGTTCGACTTGTTTCTCGGCGTCTCGTGGCCTCTCAAAAATAGGCCCTGCATTAAAGTCCAGACTTGTCCTCCGGCAATCGTGGTTCCTCGCGGAGTCGGCATTTGAACGGCGCCTCTTTGCCATCGCTGCTGAAAATTTGTCTGCTTTGTCCGTCTTCAAAGCAGGGGTGCTAATGTGGCTACACAACCCATACAATTTGGAACCGGCCCAGTACAGCTCACAAAGGATACGTAGCGCTCGAGGGGTACTACCGTGCTTTCCTTGATCTCGGCAGTGGGAGTCCCGCCTGAGCCACTGACGCCAGAATTGCACACTCTTAGACTAAATGAAATTCCATTGGCGGTTTGTGCACAAATCCAGGTACAGCATCCACTACCACCAATCATAGTTTCAGCGACAATCCCGGTGGGCCAGTTTTCAATGCTGATATGGCCAATGGGACTGCTTCTCAAAAATCCACGACCTATCAAGCCATCAATTGTGTCCTTAACCGATAGCATCTGTTCATAGCTGCCCCAGCCGAGCCATCAACGAGGGATCTCACGCATGCGTGCCATCACTTACGCAACTTGTCCCACAAAAGCCTCGACCAAGGTGGCTCCCACTCGGACGCCATGGTCCAGTTTTGAAGGCCACTGTGGTGGCAGCCGTGGGGGATGCCCAGTGCTCCCTCTACCTATAAAGAGTGGACATTCGTTCGTTCAATTGCAAACCCTTTGATCTTCTCATAGTTAGCAATCCAACTCAGAcactctttttttttttcgatTCTTGGATGTTACCGAGTGTAACACTTTGCTACAACTTGAAACTTCGCTTGAAGCACACGCTCATTCAAAATGCAACTCACCAAAtcccttctgctgctggcagCCTTGACCACCACCACATTCGCTCGCCATGAAGGCCACCAGAGGCGTCACGCCTCAATCGCTCATGAAGAACTTCACAGGCGTCAAGCCCCGACCACTACGACAACAACCGCTGCCACcggctcttcttccgacGCTTCGTCCAGCTCgtccagctccggctccttCTCTACCGCCGGCTTCGGTAAGAAAACAGTCAACAAAGGCGCAGGTATTACATACCAAGGCAATGTCGGCGACCCCTGGGGCAGCAACATCATCGAAATCTCCGAGTCTGACGCCGAGCAATACAAATATGTCGCCAAGATCTCCGGTCAGAATAGCGATCCCTGGgatatcatcttcttcaacaaGTACGGCCCTGCTGGCCTGATGGATGGGTGGTTCGGCCATTCCGCTTTGAAGCTCACTCTAAACTCCGGCGAGACCAAATATGTTGCCTTTGACGACGACACCAACGGCGGCTTCGCGGCTGCCCCAGGCTCCGACATGCCTCTTGACCCTGGTGGTGGGTACGCCACGACCTGGGGTGAGTTTGATTTTGGCAGCACCGGTAACGAAGGGTGGTCTGGGTTCGATGTCTCTGCGATCACGGCTCAGGCCGCTGGTATGACCGTTCAGGGAATGAAAATCTGTGAAGAGGTTAGCGGGACTTGCTCTA
Protein-coding sequences here:
- a CDS encoding TauD/TfdA family dioxygenase (transcript_id=CADANIAT00001162), encoding MSSTVTTETSTAPLSLFPDGLKTSGQHEPDWSLVRPYDEFPKQMTGPTVWDAAEYRDSPERWTYSFTDEENAEISAAADRFIESGTPLTGITRALFPLPVLSARLDALREDLLNGKGFFRFRNLPVRQWGLHKSAVAYMGLGTYLGYFVSQNGRGHVLGHVKDLGEDPTQTFRVRIYRTNARQFFHTDAGDMVGLLCIAKSLSGGESDIVSTHSVYNKLQCEHPDVVRTLAEPNWYFDRKGEVSEGQLPWYRGAVFWLETGPNPRVYGKFDPNNATSLARFNSGPDAQIPPLSDKQKYAMEVLERTCKELSLHMILEPGDIQFLHNPHVFHARTAYTDYPPGSVDEDGNPRPQRHLMRLWLAVPQSEGGWKIPFADADNKKRGGIQVGDQPPKCPIDAE
- a CDS encoding uncharacterized protein (transcript_id=CADANIAT00001163), whose amino-acid sequence is MDNSQQQQQQQSQRRRSKSGCNTCRARKVKCDERPEGCANCERLQLECSGYGRSAVQRSGTRRARRTYRSCTNCRLRRAKCSGERPACMRCRSRHLECRYGDNVEPAWSQRLAGIADPPDGSSPPGEETEGEGLPLTWVDEELSPDLGPSALLHIVCALGAHTTCQQLSPEFILRSGRRWAEKAYEMVLKDLDKISVDNLMASQLLYDYALRVGNFAQAFMLGGITARMVQALQLNLEYSTDVLCTEPGLSISAREARRRLMWSCFVTDALLGSGVDQLMLIDERDIKIQLPCNERRFVQETACVTRTLDGGVLGFLQPDTIPINPDENMGIMAYFVQHIQVRKQVLRYIKHLDTAISPWLPNSEFAILDKACWKWYDNLPESLQFTTSTIYARKASSQLGALVLLHCSHYQTLCDLYRLGAPALFKLRSAIDFPPEQSEFLQKLRGDLYNAARTLATIIGEAERHGPYILSDTWLPTITYDSSRIMLYYLTQLIDPREQDSKELVVQTIPYLESNIRALKAMQPLNAVSERLVRLPQTTKPSLTGN
- a CDS encoding putative allergen (transcript_id=CADANIAT00001164) codes for the protein MQLTKSLLLLAALTTTTFARHEGHQRRHASIAHEELHRRQAPTTTTTTAATGSSSDASSSSSSSGSFSTAGFGKKTVNKGAGITYQGNVGDPWGSNIIEISESDAEQYKYVAKISGQNSDPWDIIFFNKYGPAGLMDGWFGHSALKLTLNSGETKYVAFDDDTNGGFAAAPGSDMPLDPGGGYATTWGEFDFGSTGNEGWSGFDVSAITAQAAGMTVQGMKICEEVSGTCSSITPDAAQVDNAYTKAETDIGGIGGNIQQDRRIVLDVTIDYQG